The Astyanax mexicanus isolate ESR-SI-001 chromosome 8, AstMex3_surface, whole genome shotgun sequence sequence ctctttttgtctttctgtaTTCAGACTgtcagcagtagcagcagcatgcCGCTGAGCTCAGGCATGGCGAGCAGTAAGAACTACGACTACGACTACGACTCCTACCAGCCCTACTTCTACTACGACAACGAGGATGAGGGCTTCTACAGCCAGCAGCACAGTCAGCCGCAGCCCCCGGCTCCCAGCGAGGACATCTGGAAGAAGTTCGAGCTGCTGCCCACGCCCCCGCTCTCCCCCAGCCGGCGGCCGTCCCTCAGCGGCGGCAGCAGCCCGAGCACCAGCCCGTTCCCGTCCCGAGCGGACCAGCTGGAGATGGTCACGGAGTTTCTCGGGGACGACGTGGTGAACCACAGCTTTATCTGCGACGCGGACTACTCGCAGTCCTTCCTCAAGTCCATGATCATCCAGGACTGCATGTGGAGCGGCTTTTCCGCCGCGGCGAAGCTGGAGAAGGCGGTGTCGGAGCGGCTAGCCTCGCTGCAGGCTGCCCGCAGGGACGCGTCGAGGGGCGGGTCCACGGAGGACGCCGGCCCGGGGCGGCTGGGCTCTAACTTTGGCTATCTGCAGGACATGAACGCGTCCGCCACGGACTGTATAGACCCCTCTGTCGTGTTTCCCTACCCGCTGACGGACTGTACAAAGCTGGGCAGGGCGCCC is a genomic window containing:
- the mycb gene encoding transcriptional regulator Myc-B, with the translated sequence MPLSSGMASSKNYDYDYDSYQPYFYYDNEDEGFYSQQHSQPQPPAPSEDIWKKFELLPTPPLSPSRRPSLSGGSSPSTSPFPSRADQLEMVTEFLGDDVVNHSFICDADYSQSFLKSMIIQDCMWSGFSAAAKLEKAVSERLASLQAARRDASRGGSTEDAGPGRLGSNFGYLQDMNASATDCIDPSVVFPYPLTDCTKLGRAPTPTLPLDTPPNSGSSSSSDSDSDDDEDEEDEEEIDVVTVEKRKSVKKSDPVVLKRCHVNIQQHNYAAQPSRGTEQPAVKRLRFEGGRSLRQSSHSHKTSDSEDNDKRRTHNVLERQRRNELKLSFFALRDEIPDVANNERAAKVVILKKATEHIASVQAEERRLLSVKEQLRRRCEHLKHRLEQLSNS